A region of the Egibacteraceae bacterium genome:
CCAGGGACGCGAGCGCGACCTGCAGCGCGTCGCGGGTCGGGTTGGCGCTGCGGGCGTACTCGTACCCGGAGTGCCGGCCGACCTCGGTCTGGGCGAACGTGGAGGTCTGGAAGACGGGCACCGCGACGGCACCCGTGCGCGGCTCGGGCGCCTGCCCCGCGTGGATGGCGCGGGTGGAGAACCCCGCTTGGGTCACGGCGACGCCTTCATCTCGGTCCCCACCCTCCACGGCGACTACGTCGCCGCCTCTCCCGTGAGGAAGTCCAGGACGTCGGCGCGGGTCAGCACGCCGATCGGCGTCGGACCCTCGCACACCACCACCGCCGGGCCCTGCGAGGTGAGGACCGCCATCGCGTGGTCCACGGTGTCGCGCGCGTCGACCATGGGCAGCGGATCGTCCATGACCTGCGCGACCGTCTGGTCGAGCACGCCGGTGTCGCGGTAGGCCCGGTCGAGCAGGCCGCGCTCGGCGATGCTGCCGAGGACCGCGTCGCGCGACTCGATGTGGACGGCCGCGGCGCCCGACCCCGCCCCCTCGGTCTTGACCACCGGCATCTGGCTGACGCCGTAGCGGTGCAGCGTGGCGATCGCCTCGCGGACCGACTCGTCGGGGTGCACGTGCACGATCGCGGGCAGGTCCCCGTGGCGGGCTGCGAGCACCTCGGAGAGGCGCGCGGCGGCCCCACGCCGGTCGAGGAAGCCGTTCGCGGCCATCCACTCGTCGTTGAAGATCTTGGACAGGTAGTTGCGCCCGCTGTCGGGCAGCAGCACGACGATGATGGCATCCGGCGGATACTGTGCTGCCACCGCCAGGGCCGCCCACGCCGCCAACCCACCCGAGCCGCCGACGAGCATGCCCTCCTCGCGGGCGAGCCGGCGGGTGGCCAGGAAGGCATCACGGTCGCTCACCGTGACGTAGCGGTCGACGACGCTGGGGTCGAAGGTGGCGGGGATGAAGTCCTCCCCGACGCCCTCGACCAGGTAGGGGTAGGCCTCGTCGCCGGAGTACAGCGAGCCCTCCGGGTCGGCCCCCACGATCTGGACGTCGGCGTTCTGCTCCTTCAGGTAGCGGCCCGCGCCGCTGATGGTGCCGCCGGTGCCCACACCCGCCACGAACACGTCGAGCTTGCCCTCGGTCTGGCGCCAGAGCTCAGGGCCGGTGGACGCGTAGTGCGCCTCGGGGTTGGCCTGGTTGGCGTACTGGTTCGGCTGGTAGGCCCCGGGGATCTCGTCGGCCAGGCGCTCGGCCGTGCGGTAGTAGCTGCGCGGGTCCGCGGGCTCGACCGCCGTGGGGCAGGTGACCACCTCCGCCCCGTAGGCGCGCAGGAGGCTGATCTTCTCCTGGCTCATCTTGTCAGGCATCACGAACACGCAGCGGTACCCCCGCTGCGCGGCGGCGATCGCCAGCCCGGCACCGGTGTTGCCGCTGGTCGGCTCGACGATCGTGCCGCCGGGCCGCAAGTGCCCCGCGCGCTCGGCGGCCTCGATCATGGCCATGCCGATACGGTCCTTGACGCTGCCGCCCGGGTTCATGTACTCGACCTTGGCGATCACCGTCGGGGGGACGGCCGCGCTGAAGCGGGCCATCCGGACCAGGGGGGTATCGCCCACCAGGTCCACGAGCGAGTTCACGATCATGGGCGCCCCTGGCACTCGGCTACCCCCGCAGCCTAACCGACGTGTGGGCCGCCGGAGCTCACCGGGCGAGGCGGGCGGTCACGCGATCGGTGACCGGGGCGACCTCGGCCGGGATCCGGGGCGTCGGGGCGAGCACGGGGTAGGCCACCTGCGGGTGCCCGCCGCGCACCACCACGACCCGGTCTGCGAA
Encoded here:
- a CDS encoding cystathionine beta-synthase → MIVNSLVDLVGDTPLVRMARFSAAVPPTVIAKVEYMNPGGSVKDRIGMAMIEAAERAGHLRPGGTIVEPTSGNTGAGLAIAAAQRGYRCVFVMPDKMSQEKISLLRAYGAEVVTCPTAVEPADPRSYYRTAERLADEIPGAYQPNQYANQANPEAHYASTGPELWRQTEGKLDVFVAGVGTGGTISGAGRYLKEQNADVQIVGADPEGSLYSGDEAYPYLVEGVGEDFIPATFDPSVVDRYVTVSDRDAFLATRRLAREEGMLVGGSGGLAAWAALAVAAQYPPDAIIVVLLPDSGRNYLSKIFNDEWMAANGFLDRRGAAARLSEVLAARHGDLPAIVHVHPDESVREAIATLHRYGVSQMPVVKTEGAGSGAAAVHIESRDAVLGSIAERGLLDRAYRDTGVLDQTVAQVMDDPLPMVDARDTVDHAMAVLTSQGPAVVVCEGPTPIGVLTRADVLDFLTGEAAT